ACGCTGCACCGTGTCCGCGCAAAGGGTGCCGCCGATGAAGCCGACGAAGCTGGCGGCGACGGTCGGGTCGAGCACCACGGGGCAGGTGCGCGAGCTGGGTTTTCGGGCGCCGAGGAGCGTCGCGGCGCGCTCTGCCGCTTCGCGGCCGATCTCCTCGGAGTCGAGGCCCTCGGGAGAGCGGCCCATGCCGAAGCCGAGGCCCGTCTGCTTGTCGTCGCGGGCCTCGGCGATGGCCTGGGTGTAGGCGTAGGCGCTGGTCGCCTCAAACGCCCCGGCGAGCCCGGTGGAGGAGGCGATCGCCACGCGCTGCTCCTCGTCCACGTACACAGCCGTCTCCACTGCGACCACGCGGTCGTCCGCCTCACGCGCAGCGCGCTCAATCCGCTTGGCGAGCTCGATCTTGCGCTCGGTCGTCCACCCGGCGAGTGAGGGGTCGTGAAGGCCTGGGATCGCCGGCGCGCCGGCGCCATCGCCCAACGGCGCCGCTGCGAACTCGTCGGCGTCCGCGATCCGCGCCGTCTCCACGGCGTCCTGGCCGATCCTCCCCAGCCCCTCCTCGCTCAGCTCGGTCCCGTAGGCGTAGCCGGCCCGGTGGTCGATCCAACAGCGCACCCCCACTCCGCGCTCTCCCGCCTCGGTCAGGCTCTCGACCTCGCCGTCGAAGACTCGGATCTCGCGTCCCAGCGAGTCCTGGACATACGCTTCGGCGTCGCCGGCGCCGGCCGCCAGCGCCGCGTCCACCGCGCGCTGGGCGATCGCCCCGAGCTCGTCGCCCATCAGACTGCCGTCCCCCCCACCGTCAGCTCGCCGATCCGCACATGGCCCTGGCCGGTTCCCACCGGCACCCGCTGCCCGCCCTTGCCGCAGAAGCCGGTCTTCATCTCGAAGTCGGACGCAACGGCGTCGATACGCCCCAGGGCCTCGAGGCAGTTGCCGATCAGGGTGGCGCCCCGGCAGGGCTTGGTCACCTTGCCGCCCTCGATCAGATAGCCCTCCGAGACCCCGAACACGAAGTCGCCGGTGGTGGGGTCGACCTGGCCTCCTGCGAACGAGACCGCGTAGAAGCCGCGCTCCACGTCGGAGATCAACCCCTCCGGCGAGGCCTCCCCCGGGGCGATGTAGGTGTTGGTCATCCGCGGGATCGGCAGGTGCCGAAAGCTCTCGCGCCTCCCGTTGCCGGTCGAGGCCACGCCGTCCTTGCGGGCTCGGACCAGGTCGTAGAGATAGGACGTGACCCGGCCCTCGTGGATGACCGAGGTCCTCTGCGTGGGGGTTCCCTCGTCGTCGATCCCGTCCGTGCCCCACTCTCCTGGCAGACGGCCGTCATCGAAGGCCTCGAGATGGGGCGCCGCCACCTGCTCGCCGAGCTTGCCGGCGTAGACCGAAGCGCCCTTCTGGATGTGGTCGGCCTCCAGCCCATGGCCGGTCATCTCGTGGAACAGGACGCCGCCGAAGCCGCCGCCGACCACCACCGGCATGGCGCCCGCCGGCGCCGGGTCGGCGCCCAGCAGGGTGAGCGCGATGCGCGATGCCCGCTCGGCGGTGCGCTCGGCGGCCCCCTCCTCGACCAGCTCGAAGCCGCGGTGCCCACCCAGCGTCTCGAAGCCCGTCTCGACCGCGCCGTTTCGGCGAGCGACGACCTGGACTCCGAGCCGGACTCGGGTTCGGTCGTCGGCGGCGAACCGCCCCTCGGAGTTGGCGACCGTGACCCGGCGGTTGCCCTCCGCGTAGCTCGCCTGGACCTGGGCGATCTCGTCGCCCGCCGAGCGCGCCGTCTCGTCGCAGGCCCGAAGCAGCTCGGCCTTGCGCTCAGCGGGCACATCGGAGGGGGCGACGGCGATCTCCTGGAGGGGCCGCGACTCGGCGGCCTCCAGGGCCTGGACCTCGGTGCGGTCGCCGCGCGCCGCTGCCGCCACCGTGTCGGCGGCGCGCTCCAAATCGGCCTCCCCCAGCCCGTCCACGTGAGCGAAGTAGCTGGTCTCGCCGCGCACGACCCGCACCCCGGCCCCCCGCTCGCTGCCGCGCTGCACTCGCTCGATCCGCGACTCGTCGATGGCCAATCCAAGGCCAGAGCGCTCCTCGCAGAACAGGTCGGCGAACTCGCCGCCGTGCTGAAGCGCGCGCTCGAGCACCCGTTCGGCAAGCTCGGCCTCGATCAGCGGCACCGCCGGCCGCGTCACCGTCATTCGCCGGCCCCGACCGTCATCGGCCCAGGTCGATCAGGCTCGAGGCCGCCAGGAACAGCCGGCGGCCGGACTCCGTGTCCGGCGCGTAGGCGGCGCTCCGCCCCCCCGGGTAGTGGACTCGCGCGAACGGCTGGCGGGTGGTCCGGCGGCGGCGCAGATAGGCGGCCGCCTCCTCCGCATAGGCGGAGACGCGGCCAAGAATCGTTCGCTGCGGCTTCTGCACGGATCGGCTCCCCCCTCAGCGCACCGGGTGGCATCGCATCAGCCACCATCCTTGGCGAGGTCGCGCAGCACCGCCCGCATGTCGAAGATCATCAGCGACGCCAGCGTGAAGCGTTCGGCCACCGCCACCATCACGAGCCCTTCGTGGCGCACCGCGAACGCCTCCCCATCCTCGGTCGCGACGTGGACGTGGCTGGCCGACCCATCGCCCGCCTCGTCGGCGGCTGCGATCAGGGCGGCGCCCGCGTTCCCCCAACTGTCTGGGTCGCCGCTGGCGGCCAGCGGATGGCCCTCGCGGTCGAGCACCGCGCAGCCCCGGAGGTCCGGCGACATCTCGCTCAACCGGGCAACGGCGGCGTCCGCAGCCTCCCCGCTCGGGGCATGGTGGGCGTTGACGCTGGTCACTCGGCAAACATATAGGCGTGTCGCTCGCGCGAGCCTCCTGGCTCACCGTCGTCGTGATCTGCGGGATCGCCGCCCTGATCCTGGGCCTCAACGGGTACACGGGCTACTCGATCGTGCTCGCCGCCGTCGGCGCCTCGGCGGCCGTCAACCTGCTCGACTGACACGCTGTTCAGCCGGCCCGGTAGGGCGCGGCAGCCCGCGAGGCGGGATCGCGAACCGCCCCCTCGGGCTCGACGTGGATCAACACGTCGGCGTCCGGGACCTCCGCCTCGATCGCGTCCCGCAGGCGATGGGCCACGGAATGGGCATGCTCGAGGGTGGTTCCGGAGCGAAACTGAACGTGAAGATCGATGTAGTCGCGAGCCCCAGCGCGGCGGGCG
Above is a genomic segment from Solirubrobacterales bacterium containing:
- a CDS encoding TldD/PmbA family protein — protein: MGDELGAIAQRAVDAALAAGAGDAEAYVQDSLGREIRVFDGEVESLTEAGERGVGVRCWIDHRAGYAYGTELSEEGLGRIGQDAVETARIADADEFAAAPLGDGAGAPAIPGLHDPSLAGWTTERKIELAKRIERAAREADDRVVAVETAVYVDEEQRVAIASSTGLAGAFEATSAYAYTQAIAEARDDKQTGLGFGMGRSPEGLDSEEIGREAAERAATLLGARKPSSRTCPVVLDPTVAASFVGFIGGTLCADTVQRGRSLFAGRLGEVVASPALTVTDHATDPAGLNSSPFDAEGTPRGQTPLIEAGELVAYLHDSYTARRQQAQGAAGARTTANASRAGYRSPPSVSTSNLIIAPGSKSFEELLAEAGDGVYVTDVAGLHSGVNPVSGTFSVGATGRLIEGGRLAAPADEFTIASDLQSMLKTITAVASEARWVPFGGSISAPALLLGEMAVGGS
- a CDS encoding TldD/PmbA family protein; this encodes MTVTRPAVPLIEAELAERVLERALQHGGEFADLFCEERSGLGLAIDESRIERVQRGSERGAGVRVVRGETSYFAHVDGLGEADLERAADTVAAAARGDRTEVQALEAAESRPLQEIAVAPSDVPAERKAELLRACDETARSAGDEIAQVQASYAEGNRRVTVANSEGRFAADDRTRVRLGVQVVARRNGAVETGFETLGGHRGFELVEEGAAERTAERASRIALTLLGADPAPAGAMPVVVGGGFGGVLFHEMTGHGLEADHIQKGASVYAGKLGEQVAAPHLEAFDDGRLPGEWGTDGIDDEGTPTQRTSVIHEGRVTSYLYDLVRARKDGVASTGNGRRESFRHLPIPRMTNTYIAPGEASPEGLISDVERGFYAVSFAGGQVDPTTGDFVFGVSEGYLIEGGKVTKPCRGATLIGNCLEALGRIDAVASDFEMKTGFCGKGGQRVPVGTGQGHVRIGELTVGGTAV